In the genome of Mytilus edulis chromosome 3, xbMytEdul2.2, whole genome shotgun sequence, one region contains:
- the LOC139515208 gene encoding uncharacterized protein, translating to MGKQYIGCYVDQAPRTLPYGRLDSYAMTNDMCASHCCSFLNDATFMGTELRKECFCSNAANNENFVKKESIECDTLCSGNSNEFCGGWNRLSLYSIECSPETTVTICPPTSINRSTVIPEVTTKSTVTAHSPSTVRVDGLQINNPILTKEQLTEKLSALRNAISIDKKETNLYKATKMSVYDQRKSSRNIGIVGIIVLVVPVILIVIMDVHRIRQ from the exons ATGG GAAAACAATACATTGGATGTTATGTTGACCAAGCACCAAGAACCTTGCCATACGGGAGACTTGATAGCTACGCTATGACCAATGATATGTGTGCATCACATTGCTGTTCATTTCTGAATGATGCTACTTTCATGGGAACTGAG TTACGCAAAGAGTGCTTTTGTAGCAATGCGGCCAAcaatgaaaattttgtaaaaaaagaaagtATAGAATGCGATACGCTCTGTAGTGGAAATTCAAATGAATTTTGTGGAGGCTGGAACAGATTGAGCTTATATAGTATAG AATGTTCACCCGAAACAACAGTCACAATTTGTCCACCAACCTCTATCAACAGATCCACAGTTATTCCAGAAGTTACTACTAAATCCACTGTAACAGCTCATTCACCTTCAACAGTCAGGGTAGATGGTTTACAGATTAATAACCCTATCTTGACAAAGGAACAACTAACTGAGAAATTGTCTGCGTTGAGGAATGCAATATCTATAGACAAGAAAGAAACAAATTTGTACAAAGCCACTAAAATGTCTGTATATGATCAGAGGAAGTCTTCGAGAAATATTGGTATAGTCGGCATCATTGTACTGGTTGTTCCTGTTATATTGATAGTAATTATGGATGTTCATAGGATCCGCCAATGA